Below is a genomic region from Desulfurobacterium atlanticum.
ACGATAGATTTTTTATGGAACTTGCTATAGAAGAGGCTTATAAGGGAAAGGGTAAGACCCTTCCTAATCCTGCTGTTGGAGCGGTAGTTGTAAAGAATGGGAAAGTTGTGGCTTCTGGTTTCCACGAAAAGTATGGAGGACCGCATGCTGAAGCTGTAGCTATTGAAAGAGCGGGAGAAGATGCAAAAGGGGCGACTCTATATGTTACTCTGGAGCCTTGCAACCATTACGGAAAAACTCCTCCATGCACTGAAAAGATTATAAGTGCCGGAATAGAAAGGGTTATTGTTGGATTAAGAGACCCAAACCCTGTTGCAACAGGTGGAGTAGAGAGATTAAAGGAAGCAGGTATAAAGGTTTCTTTTTCGGTTTGTGAAAAGGAGTGTTTTGAACTTATAGATGATTTTTACACAATTTTAAAGACAGATAGAGCTTTCTGCTCTTTAAAGCTTGCTTCAACTCTTGACGGAAAAATTGCAAGAAAAGACGGAAGTTCAAAGTGGATAACAGGTGAGAAAGCAAGAAGACTTGTTCACAGGTTAAGAAGTTTTCATCATGGAGTTATGGTAGGGATTAGCACTGTTTTGAAAGATGATCCCCTTCTGAATGTTCGTTATATTTCTTCTGACAGACAGCCAAAAGCTATAGTTGTTGATGGGAAACTTAAGATTCCTGTTCACTCAAAGCTTGTAAAGGAACGAGCACAGGATTTAATCGTTATAACCTCTCAAGAATCTCTTCTTTCCTATAAAAGCGGTATTTTAAAGGATTTTGGAGTTACGTTGCTTCCTGTATATGATAGAGGTGGTGTACTTGACCTTGAGGAAGCTCTTATAAAGCTTCGTAAAGAGCTTGGTATATATAGTGTTATGTGTGAAGGTGGAAGTATTTTATCTGCTGCTCTTATTGATGTTGATTTGGTGGACAAATTTTATTTTTTCTATGCTCCTAAGCTTTTTGGAGAAGGTGTGGATATG
It encodes:
- the ribD gene encoding bifunctional diaminohydroxyphosphoribosylaminopyrimidine deaminase/5-amino-6-(5-phosphoribosylamino)uracil reductase RibD; this translates as MNDDRFFMELAIEEAYKGKGKTLPNPAVGAVVVKNGKVVASGFHEKYGGPHAEAVAIERAGEDAKGATLYVTLEPCNHYGKTPPCTEKIISAGIERVIVGLRDPNPVATGGVERLKEAGIKVSFSVCEKECFELIDDFYTILKTDRAFCSLKLASTLDGKIARKDGSSKWITGEKARRLVHRLRSFHHGVMVGISTVLKDDPLLNVRYISSDRQPKAIVVDGKLKIPVHSKLVKERAQDLIVITSQESLLSYKSGILKDFGVTLLPVYDRGGVLDLEEALIKLRKELGIYSVMCEGGSILSAALIDVDLVDKFYFFYAPKLFGEGVDMLRGFSFEKSVSVFSVEAVGEDFLVKGYSENLKRFLR